One window from the genome of Sardina pilchardus chromosome 12, fSarPil1.1, whole genome shotgun sequence encodes:
- the mtfr2 gene encoding mitochondrial fission regulator 2, with translation MSLLEDIVDILQCVLEYFGVPADMLVPVWDNQLCGQYRSIVRMIGTNLPLTPYPRLHFQIPLQVHKRHGHVDISMDSPAIPSFADVLWIAEDVEDHFSKFRNAIPLKRCPVPQVFVTPPVEMVAGPVSRTSSAQLGGRMLGQRTNPEALRKISALEEELLKLRAQIAMIVTAPSGTTPPNKNSVSPCRSPLPPPVQTSTPRAAPPPPPPPPPPPPPPPPVSDSPTPSALETIKQRRAASKGQSRRSELSAGSASTGLPSMLDVLKDLNQVKLRTVERSPGGTPVRKRRSKGTVCASDPAALIAEALKRKFAHRQRDDSFDKENRSAELSPFGSPEAPFTQSHTRRSQGRIHL, from the exons ATGTCGCTTTTAGAAGACATCGTGGATATACTGCAATGTGTCCTTGAGTATTTCGGAGTTCCTGCTGACATG CTGGTCCCGGTGTGGGACAACCAACTCTGTGGACAGTATCGAAGCATCGTTCGGATGATAGGCACTAATTTGCCCCTGACTCCTTATCCCCGACTCCACTTCCAG attCCGTTGCAAGTCCACAAGAGACATGGACATGTTGACATCAGTATGGACAGCCCAGCAATCCCATCTTTTGCAGATGTACTTTGGATAGCAGAGGATGTAGAAGACCATTTCTCCAAATTCAG AAATGCTATTCCGTTGAAAAGATGTCCGGTGCCTCAAGTGTTTGTAACACCACCAGTGGAGATGGTTGCAGGCCCAGTGTCCCGGACATCCTCGGCTCAGCTAGGTGGCAGGATGCTGGGGCAAAGGACTAACCCGGAGGCCCTGAGGAAAATCTCAGCCCTGGAGGAAGAGCTGCTTAAACTCCGTGCTCAGATTGCAATGATCGTCACAGCTCCATCAG GAACTACTCCTCCTAATAAGAACTCAGTCTCCCCCTGCCGATCCCCTCTCCCACCTCCTGTTCAGACTTCAACCCCTCGAgctgctcctccaccccctcctcctcctcctcctcctcctccacctccacctcctgtcTCTGACTCTCCAACACCGTCTGCCCTGGAGACCATAAAACAGCGGAGGGCGGCAAGCAAAGGCCAGTCCAGGAGGAGTGAGCTATCTGCGGGCTCCGCCTCCACCGGTCTCCCCTCCATGCTGGATGTGTTGAAGGACCTGAACCAGGTCAAACTCCGCACGGTGGAGAG GTCGCCAGGCGGAACCcccgtgaggaagaggaggagcaaggGCACTGTGTGTGCGTCGGACCCCGCCGCTTTAATTGCAGAAGCACTGAAGAGAAAGTTTGCCCATCGCCAGAGAGACGACTCCTTCGATAAGGAGAACAGATCGGCTGAGCTGTCGCCCTTCGGAAGTCCCGAGGCGCCATTT aCCCAGAGCCACACAAGGCGGAGCCAAGGACGAATTCACCTCTAA
- the LOC134098566 gene encoding cAMP-specific 3',5'-cyclic phosphodiesterase 7B-like (The sequence of the model RefSeq protein was modified relative to this genomic sequence to represent the inferred CDS: added 29 bases not found in genome assembly) — protein sequence MPVLNGLWTGVRDQTLGAREGTGSGSRSESASRSGSGAVPAWVWPLGAPVPCGGLPLELPALLKRIRTVWRARLALLGPRRAEVALEREDACSCLTGDGRLRGHTVILSERRGSYPLIDLRLLNNTAQQGETGSRRKLKRLLSFQRYCHASRLLTGLSPHTSLHLLDDDYHAQAGHMLSKVGTWNFDIFLFDRLTNGNSLVTLMCHLFNVYGLIQHFQLDMVKLHRFLGMVQEDYHTQNPYHNAVHAADVTQAMYCYLKEPKLAELLTPLDVFLALMAAAAHDVDHPGVNQPFLIKTKHHLASLYQNTSVLESHHWRSTVGMLRESGLLSHLPPEETQDIEHQLGSLILATDISRQNEFLSRLRAHLDQQDLNLEDSQHRHFILQIALKCADVCNPCRVWDLSRQWSERVCEEFYRQGDLERKFDLEISPLCNQQSDSVPAIQIGFISYIVEPLFEEWMRFTDASELTESMMGHLRKNKSRWRQLRQEPQPGSPLQEEAEGPEDSGTP from the exons ATGCCCGTACTGAACGGGCTATGGACCGGCGTCAGAGACCAGACTCTGGGGGCCCGGGAGGGGACCGGGTCCGGGTCCAGGTCGGAGTCCGCGTCCCGGTCCGGGTCGGGGGCCGTGCCGGCCTGGGTTTGGCCCCTGGGGGCTCCGGTACCGTGCGGGGGGCTTCCCCTTGAGCTCCCGGCCCTCCTGAAACGCATACGCACCGTGTGGAGGGCTAGATTGGCCCTCCTGGGCCCCCGTAGGGCAGAGGTTGCCCTCGAGAGAGAGGACGCCTGCTCGTGCCTCACAG ATTCTGTCTGAGCGCAGAGGCTCCTACCCGCTCATAGACCTGCGCTTGTTGAACA acactgCCCAGCAGGGAGAGACAGGCAGCAGGCGTAAGCTGAAGCGGCTGCTGAGCTTCCAGAGGTACTGCCACGCCTCCCGCCTGCTCACCggcctctccccacacacctccctgcACCTGCTGGACGACGACTACCATGCACAGGCTGGg CATATGCTGTCAAAGGTTGGAACATGGAACTTTGATATTTTCCTGTTCGATCGACTTACCAATG GAAACAGCCTGGTCACGCTTATGTGCCACCTCTTCAATGTGTACGGGCTCATTCAACACTTCCAGTTAGACATGGTCAAGTTGCACCGATTTCTGG GCATGGTGCAAGAAGACTACCATACCCAGAATCCCTATCACAATGCTGTGCATGCTGCCGATGTGACTCAGGCTATGTACTGCTACCTGAAAGAGCCAAAG ttggcgGAGCTCCTGACCCCTCTGGACGTGTTCCTGGCTCTGATGGCGGCCGCAGCGCATGACGTGGATCACCCCGGAGTTAACCAGCCCTTCCTCATCAAGACCAAACACCACCTCGCCAGCCTCTaccag aatacctCTGTGTTGGAGAGTCATCACTGGCGCTCGACTGTGGGGATGTTGAGGGAATCCGGCCTGCTGTCTCACCTACCACCGGAGGAgac gcagGACATTGAACACCAGCTGGGCTCCCTGATCCTGGCGACGGACATCAGCCGCCAGAACGAGTTCCTCTCCCGCCTCAGAGCACACCTGGACCAGCAGGACCTCAACCTGGAGGACAGCCAGCACAGGCACTTCATACTGCAG atcGCCCTGAAGTGTGCAGACGTCTGTAACCCGTGTCGCGTGTGGGACCTGAGCAGGCAGTGGAGTGAGAGAGTCTGTGAGGAGTTCTACAGGCAAG GAGACCTTGAGCGCAAGTTTGACCTTGAGATCAGTCCTCTCTGCAATCAACAATCTGACTCAGTTCCTGCTATTCAGATTG GGTTCATCTCCTATATTGTGGAGCCGCTTTTCGAGGAGTGGATGCGCTTCACGGATGCCAGCGAGTTGACAGAGAGCATGATGGGACACCTGCGGAAGAACAAGTCACGCTGGCGGCAACTCAGGCAGGAGCCGCAGCCGGGCTCCCCGCTCCAGGAGGAAGCCGAGGGACCAGAGGATTCTGGGACGCCGTGA